Proteins from a genomic interval of Sinobacterium caligoides:
- a CDS encoding CidA/LrgA family protein — protein MWAGRVGKLTQLAVQVLVLSLFAAGVSWLVAVLAIPLPASVCGLFLLLLLLALRVIPEHWLQLGAAWLTGELLLFFIPPVVSVIKYPEIVQHYGVSIIGAIVSSCLVVMLGTAWIVDAVFVLESRRVNVEVE, from the coding sequence ATGTGGGCTGGACGCGTAGGGAAGTTAACTCAGTTGGCAGTACAGGTGTTGGTGTTGAGCCTCTTTGCGGCAGGCGTGAGCTGGTTAGTCGCTGTGCTGGCTATTCCGTTACCGGCCAGTGTTTGCGGTCTATTTTTACTGTTGTTGTTATTGGCGCTGCGGGTGATTCCTGAACATTGGTTGCAGCTTGGCGCGGCGTGGCTGACCGGTGAGTTATTGTTGTTCTTTATCCCCCCGGTGGTCTCGGTGATTAAGTATCCCGAAATTGTGCAGCACTACGGCGTGAGTATTATCGGCGCCATTGTTTCCAGCTGCCTCGTGGTGATGCTGGGAACTGCCTGGATTGTCGACGCTGTGTTTGTTCTAGAGAGCCGGCGGGTCAACGTGGAGGTGGAATAG
- a CDS encoding LrgB family protein, producing the protein MNASLLAIISLFITLGCYVLSKLLHKRTNKLVFAPIVFAPVVITAIVVLARIPLPIYFTYNHWLMAMLGPATIAFALPIYRHRQLIGQYPLTLLCGVICGLTLGAVSSWLVVHIFTLPSDVAHSMAVHSVSTPFALDATAAFGGVADISAILVLLTGIVGMMIGEPLFKWAKIRSSHAKGSALAAASHGAGAAKATQLGQKEGVIASLTMIFTGIGMVVLSPWLALLMAI; encoded by the coding sequence GTGAACGCTTCTTTATTGGCTATCATCAGTCTATTCATTACCCTGGGTTGTTACGTCCTGAGCAAGCTGTTGCACAAAAGAACCAATAAGCTGGTGTTCGCGCCTATCGTATTCGCCCCGGTGGTGATCACCGCTATCGTGGTCTTGGCGAGAATCCCGTTACCGATCTACTTCACCTATAACCATTGGCTTATGGCGATGCTGGGCCCTGCAACGATTGCCTTCGCGCTACCAATCTATCGTCATCGCCAATTAATCGGGCAATATCCGCTGACATTGCTCTGCGGTGTGATCTGCGGCTTGACTCTAGGGGCGGTATCTTCCTGGCTCGTGGTGCATATATTCACCCTGCCGAGTGATGTCGCCCACAGCATGGCGGTGCATTCCGTGTCGACCCCGTTTGCGCTCGATGCGACAGCAGCGTTTGGTGGCGTTGCTGATATTAGTGCTATCTTAGTGCTGTTAACGGGGATCGTCGGCATGATGATCGGCGAACCGTTGTTTAAGTGGGCGAAGATTCGCTCGAGTCATGCTAAGGGCTCAGCTCTGGCAGCGGCTTCACATGGTGCCGGTGCCGCCAAGGCGACTCAGCTGGGGCAGAAGGAAGGGGTGATCGCTAGTCTGACGATGATTTTTACAGGCATCGGTATGGTGGTGCTCTCGCCATGGTTGGCGTTGCTGATGGCGATCTAG
- a CDS encoding MAPEG family protein yields the protein MSLTEKQSGVLRGIVLGGTLSLMLVLLGAFFNPLAIDVTLNDFGRLKLAIVAALLPALLLAISVGRLAKQRFFQPLDIDGGGLSPGTEQARVLQSLLQNTLEQFCLAFAAYLAWSVVMPARCMSVVVLAAIAFSVGRLLFFLGYRKGAPARALGFALTFYPSLLMLLSAALYLFYICFL from the coding sequence ATGAGCTTGACAGAAAAGCAGAGCGGCGTACTGCGAGGGATCGTGCTAGGTGGCACGCTGTCGTTGATGTTAGTTCTATTGGGTGCATTTTTTAACCCATTGGCTATCGATGTAACGCTGAACGACTTCGGGCGTCTTAAACTCGCCATTGTTGCAGCGTTACTGCCGGCGTTGTTATTGGCGATATCGGTGGGGCGCCTTGCGAAGCAGCGTTTTTTTCAGCCACTGGATATCGACGGTGGCGGCCTATCACCAGGGACGGAGCAGGCGAGGGTGTTGCAGTCTTTATTACAGAATACCTTAGAACAGTTCTGCCTTGCATTTGCGGCTTATCTGGCTTGGTCGGTGGTGATGCCGGCACGCTGTATGTCGGTTGTGGTGTTGGCTGCAATCGCCTTCTCAGTAGGGCGTTTGCTGTTCTTTCTAGGCTATCGAAAAGGTGCGCCTGCGCGTGCTCTCGGCTTTGCTCTGACCTTTTACCCATCTTTGTTGATGTTGCTTTCAGCCGCTTTATATTTATTCTATATTTGTTTTTTATAA
- a CDS encoding amino acid permease, with the protein MNAKKIGLVALTLVAVSNMLGSGIFLVPTILAKIGSISIWSWIFTGVGTMCLAFVFTRLTILKPDSSGIIGQSGRCYGPYVEFMLSISYWVTCWVGNIALIITGVGYLAYFFPVLNDPVYRAIAASIMLWFFTLLALVGADFTSKLQSVTTVLLIGIVIALGVMGVYKYEPGTFSATYNMSGESSMHAIALGIAACFWSFLGLEGASVTGDLVENPERTIPIATIAGFVIAWVLCIIATYGIYAALPYDQLVSSSAPFADAARYVMGPSAGDFVAGASIVIIFFSLNGWLVLQSQPAKVAADKGLLPPIMGKVNKNQVPAINLIITAVLMTAIIFATISPTAAKQFEVLILLAVFTSIVPYIFAVSSLIVFRLQDGIKLLDMKLDIFSALVALIFCVYVMTTIEVEGLAYGLEFVVLTIPLYTYVLWRKNKDKGGKLEQQAG; encoded by the coding sequence ATGAATGCAAAAAAGATAGGCCTCGTGGCCTTAACGCTAGTGGCGGTATCCAACATGTTGGGTTCCGGCATCTTCCTAGTTCCAACTATTCTGGCCAAGATTGGTAGTATTAGTATTTGGAGCTGGATCTTTACAGGTGTTGGCACCATGTGTCTGGCTTTTGTTTTTACCAGACTCACCATTCTAAAACCTGACTCGTCAGGTATTATTGGCCAGAGTGGTCGATGCTACGGCCCCTATGTTGAGTTCATGCTCAGCATCTCCTACTGGGTCACCTGCTGGGTCGGTAACATCGCACTAATCATTACCGGTGTGGGTTATCTCGCTTACTTCTTCCCTGTTTTGAATGACCCCGTCTATCGTGCTATCGCTGCCTCTATTATGTTGTGGTTCTTCACATTGCTAGCGTTGGTTGGTGCCGACTTTACCAGTAAGCTGCAATCTGTCACCACAGTTCTCCTTATCGGTATCGTTATTGCACTTGGTGTGATGGGTGTTTATAAGTATGAGCCTGGTACTTTCAGCGCGACTTATAACATGTCTGGTGAGAGCTCAATGCATGCGATTGCACTCGGTATTGCTGCTTGTTTCTGGAGCTTCCTAGGTCTCGAGGGCGCAAGTGTTACTGGTGACCTTGTTGAAAACCCAGAGCGCACTATCCCTATCGCGACTATTGCCGGTTTCGTTATTGCTTGGGTACTTTGTATTATTGCTACCTACGGTATCTATGCTGCACTACCATACGATCAACTCGTTTCTTCTTCTGCACCTTTTGCTGATGCGGCACGTTATGTCATGGGTCCATCTGCGGGTGACTTCGTTGCTGGTGCTTCTATCGTCATCATCTTCTTCAGCTTGAACGGCTGGTTAGTACTACAGTCACAGCCTGCAAAGGTTGCTGCTGATAAAGGCTTGCTACCTCCTATCATGGGTAAGGTAAACAAGAACCAGGTACCTGCGATCAACTTGATCATCACTGCTGTACTGATGACTGCGATCATCTTCGCAACAATCAGCCCAACGGCGGCGAAGCAGTTCGAAGTACTGATCCTATTGGCTGTATTCACCAGTATTGTGCCTTACATCTTTGCTGTCTCGTCGCTGATCGTCTTCCGCCTACAAGATGGTATCAAGCTGCTCGATATGAAGCTGGATATCTTCTCAGCACTCGTTGCATTGATCTTCTGTGTCTATGTCATGACTACGATCGAAGTGGAAGGTCTTGCCTACGGTCTTGAGTTTGTCGTACTGACTATTCCTCTATACACCTATGTGTTGTGGAGAAAGAACAAAGATAAGGGTGGAAAACTTGAGCAGCAAGCAGGCTAA
- a CDS encoding LysR substrate-binding domain-containing protein, whose amino-acid sequence MDLRTISYFLAVVDAEGFAKASANTFITQSALSKSVRQLEAELDAQLLERGKRGTALRLTQAGEIVYRHGKELLQGKRAMLKELTNLQQLATGELALGIAPLGVAELFAPIIADYRRQYPAIDMQLMIRGGIEQAAALDKGEIELATGIIGVDNKYQSVLIYDDEMVLVVAEQHPLSGCQQVSMAQLVNTPQILFEKEYALHDLIETACLQAGFPPCQVTRVSHVDLGIALVAAGTGVMVLPRFIATTQQRPGVVIKTLADCDLSWRLSLFWKRGHMLSPAAQAMLDMITAQYQ is encoded by the coding sequence ATGGATCTCCGGACGATCAGCTACTTTCTTGCCGTCGTCGATGCCGAAGGCTTTGCCAAGGCATCGGCCAACACCTTCATCACCCAGTCCGCGCTATCCAAGTCGGTTCGCCAACTAGAGGCAGAGCTCGATGCACAGCTGCTCGAGCGCGGTAAGCGCGGCACAGCACTTCGCCTTACTCAGGCCGGCGAAATCGTCTACCGGCACGGTAAAGAGCTGCTGCAGGGTAAACGTGCGATGCTAAAAGAGCTGACCAACTTACAGCAGTTAGCCACCGGCGAACTCGCACTTGGCATTGCCCCCCTCGGTGTTGCCGAATTATTTGCCCCCATCATCGCCGACTATCGGCGCCAATACCCCGCTATCGACATGCAGCTAATGATACGTGGCGGCATTGAGCAGGCCGCCGCCCTAGATAAAGGCGAGATCGAACTCGCCACCGGCATCATCGGCGTGGACAACAAATATCAATCAGTACTGATTTATGATGATGAGATGGTCTTAGTCGTTGCCGAACAGCACCCCCTCAGTGGCTGCCAGCAGGTAAGCATGGCACAGCTGGTAAATACACCACAGATTCTCTTTGAGAAGGAGTACGCCCTACACGACCTCATCGAGACAGCCTGCCTGCAAGCCGGGTTCCCCCCCTGCCAAGTCACCCGAGTCAGTCATGTCGACCTGGGTATCGCCCTCGTCGCCGCAGGCACCGGCGTGATGGTGCTGCCGCGCTTTATCGCCACCACCCAACAACGCCCCGGCGTCGTCATCAAGACGCTAGCTGACTGCGACCTCAGTTGGCGACTCTCCCTGTTCTGGAAGCGTGGACACATGCTCTCGCCAGCGGCTCAAGCAATGCTCGACATGATCACGGCACAGTATCAGTAG